The following coding sequences are from one Nicotiana tomentosiformis chromosome 3, ASM39032v3, whole genome shotgun sequence window:
- the LOC138907746 gene encoding uncharacterized protein, translating into MRGHIQRECHAFRQGAGRGTTQSSSPTATTSSAHPPARGSSAPTGRGAARGGAQSLEGPSQFYAMSGRQSAEASPDVVTSILTVQYHDVYALIDPGSSLSYITPYVATSFEVEPQQFHEPFSVSTPIGEFIMAVRVYRDCVVTVHGRDTMADLIELGMIDFDVIMGMDWLYSCFAKLDCRARIMSLELANGLAVEWEWNNIMPMMSSLEFL; encoded by the exons ATGAGaggccatattcagagggagtgtcatgCATTCCGTcagggtgcaggcaggggcacaactcagtcatccagtcctacagctaccacatcttcagcacaccctccagctcgaggctcttcagcacccacagggcgtggtgcagctaggggtggtgcacaaagTTTGGAAGGACCCAGCcaattctatgctatgagtggtcgacagagtgcgGAGGCTTCCCCAGATGTCGTCACAAGTATATTGACCGTTCAatatcatgatgtgtatgcccttattgatcccggatcttctttgtcctatattactccttatgttgctacgagcttcgAGGTAGAACCGCAACAgtttcatgagccgttctctgtatctaccccAATTGGCGAGTTTATTATGGCTGTGCGGGTTTAtagagattgtgttgtcacggtacatggtcgggataccatggccgatcttattgaactagggatgatcgattttgatgtaataatgggaatggattggctttattcatgttttgccaaactcgattgCCGAGCCAGAATCATGAGTCTTGAGCTTGCTAACGGACTAGCTGTTGAGTGGGAGTGGAATAATATTATGCCAATG atgAGCTCCCTAGAATTCCTCTAG